The nucleotide sequence cGCCAAATAACAACAGCATGAAAATAACTTCTCATTTTCTGTGTAAGCAAGTCAGTAACTAAGAGGTATgctaataaaagaaaaagtaaacttATTTCGGCTTCACACAACACAATTCATTATGCAAAGTTAAACGTTATGTTCCACGTTGAGTGAGTACGGAAGATTGGTGTGGTAATTAAGTAATGAGGGTCCCCCACCTATCAGACCAATTTTGGTTGAGCTCTTCTCATAGGCTCGAGAGCCCTATTGATAAGGATGCACAATTATTGTTTCAGACAAGTATCAATAAGAAAAATGACACAAGTCAAACAATATATGGTGCAATTCGGTATCAGACAAAGATGACATGCCATGGAATGTGTTCATTTAACACCGAGCTCCCTATTGTCATGTTAAAAGACATCTTCCATAATCCCCAATTTATATTTTGTCCTCGATAaatcttttgttttaattatatttcgTAAAAGCACACCGTGCTTTTACTTTAAAATTTCGACAACCAAGAAATGTGTCATTCATTCACCCATATCCACAACCGGTTTGGCTTATTATAGTTATAGAAAGTTGTCTGACTGTGATTATAGAATTTCCTACAGCAAATATATATAAGGTGAAAACAACTTTGTAACTAGGTAGTCAGAGGTTATAATTGCAGAAACAATCTTTTTATTCACAGGGAAAATGTGGGTGCATTTAAACCTGCCCAAACTCCACAATGGAGATAGCCAGCCACCTATGCATTGCAGCTGACCTTTCCCTATTACTGCCAGGAAGATATTACACATTTTGTACTTTCATTCTTTCCCAGATTTGATTGGTTGGATAAACTATGGTGCTGAATGAGCAGAGCAACCACCAAAACTGAGTTTACTTGAGTTCTTAATTCAGGGACTTCTATAAtgaaagtctttttttttttttggtagtgctAATGAAAGTCttttaaacaaaagaaagaactgataaaacatttaaattctGCAAAAAGATAGGAAACATAAAATGCATTATGTTGTTATacaattacattacattacattctctAAATTTTGTTCCTCTTTCTTATTCCTTTCTTCAGCCTAACCATGTTTCATGAAACCTTTAAACTTTCAAGAGATTTCAAAAAGTGTGGCAATCATAGAAACACTCAAGACTTTTAcccctaataaaaaatatacataccATCCTTAGCAGCTGATGGAAGGCACATTACGATCACATCAAATCTCGGCACCTTGGTTAAATTATCCATATAACTAACAACTAGATCCATGTCTTCGCTGCCAAAAGAGAAAATTCGTTATCATGATGAAAGATCAAACAgaactcaaaacaaaacaacaaactaATTCTCTAATAAATACTTACGCAAAAAAGGATGGTACACACTTGATGATCTCAACTAGCAGGGTAGAAGATAAGGCATTTTTGAATATTTTCGGTAATTCATGGGGAGACATTGCctaacatgaaaacagaaatagAAGAGCAGATCATTCAACAGCAGAAGTACGGCATATATGATGGAAAATAtacttaaaacttaaaatataatcaaatgcACAACAGATTTTAATACCTTTAATAGACAAGCCTGCAAAGCAAGATCACCAGAAAACCCTCTCCAAGAGACCTCAAACTGATAAGCTGTAGTTGGTGGCGTTATGTTCTTTGCAGCTTCAGCCATGGCTCGACAAGCAGCTTGAGAAGCAAGCTGTTCAACAGATGCTTTCATTTCCGGCTTAGTTTTATGATTTCTCTGTTAAAAATGTTACACCAAAAATATGTAAAACAGGACAATGAACGGGGATATGTAAAATTACTAGCGTCATAACTGAAAAAACTAATATCCTAAAATCACAGCAATATAATAAACCTGGCAAAagttttagggttaattaaacACAAAATCCTAGATAAGTTTTGCTTCTAAACAGAACTACATTACTAGACGATAAGAGTGGAGAATTTGAAGATAAAGCTTAACCTGTTCCAAGCTGTGGCTTGCATTATAACCTTCCTTAGAACCATTTCCTACTAGTCCTTGAGTCCTGCTTGCAGATTTTGTATCCTTACTAGTGATCTCCTCCATCAAGAGTGGTTCTTTAGCAGGAATTTGCCGCTCATTACCCTGACAAGTATCAACATGATCAAACTTTAGGCCGGACACTATGCATGAGGAACACCAAACAAAGTAATCTTACATCTGTCTCATCCATGGAGATAACAATATATCTAAACATTTTGTTAAAAACTCAAGTTATTTGTACCTTTATTTGACAATGAGCTTCAGTTGGCCCTGACTTTTTAGTACCATGTGAAACAGAGTGGATGCTGCTGCTTCCATTAACTTTTGTCTCGGACTTTGCCACTTTTTCTACAGTGTTTCTTAGTGCTTTGGATGCTTTATGTAGAATTTCCTGGACGAAAggaattttaaaagtttaatttgTGCACTAGAGAGAAGTGAGGAAAAACATAGACATGAAACAAGAACATAGACACTAAGTATCCTAGTGTCTCGTCGTGAAGCCTGGTCATAAAGTAAGTGTCATGTCATGTTTTTGTGAAGTAGCCATTGCTGCCTGAATTGAGGGCATGAGACGGGTATATCAAAAGCCACTATGCCCAACAGACCATTAAATCCCCATTTATTTCCCTTTTTGTTTGACTGCCCCTCCAATTTTTAAGGTGATTTAAAGAATTTATACGGTTTCCACTCTGATTCTTTCCACCATTTTCTTGCAAACCCGTCCTTATCCAGCAGCAAATATGTTTTCTAGCATTCCCAAAATTATTCTGGCAGCCGCTTGAACTATGTTGAATTTGTTCATTCGAAACTTTGGTCATAGTGCAAGAAATAGATATAAGCTGCCTAAATAGATCCTAAACAATCCTTTCCTGGCATGAGCTATGTAACACCAGGTTTCACTAAAAAATTGCCCCATAAGGCCTGAATCTATGCTGACAAACAGAAGACTTCAAAATTAAGGAAAACACTTTTGACTAGTATATATCACTCGTTTTCATGGAGAAA is from Medicago truncatula cultivar Jemalong A17 chromosome 1, MtrunA17r5.0-ANR, whole genome shotgun sequence and encodes:
- the LOC25484695 gene encoding RNA polymerase II-associated protein 3 isoform X3, whose translation is MLKFIKGSSSRSDRSMGVENRSKGDTIAVDHVRSSSAQYDFSRNNDVLSRVSSSLASEDVPDAASEKDLGNEFFKQKKFKEAIDCYSRSIAFSPTAVAYANRAMAHIKLRSRFQEAEDDCTEALNLDDRYIKAYSRRATARKELGKNKESMEDAEFAMRLEPNNQEVKKQYADAKSLYEKEILHKASKALRNTVEKVAKSETKVNGSSSIHSVSHGTKKSGPTEAHCQIKGNERQIPAKEPLLMEEITSKDTKSASRTQGLVGNGSKEGYNASHSLEQRNHKTKPEMKASVEQLASQAACRAMAEAAKNITPPTTAYQFEVSWRGFSGDLALQACLLKAMSPHELPKIFKNALSSTLLVEIIKCVPSFFAEDMDLVVSYMDNLTKVPRFDVIVMCLPSAAKDDLRKIWNEVFCAEATPIEYAEILDNLRSKFYLG